A genomic segment from Sciurus carolinensis chromosome 1, mSciCar1.2, whole genome shotgun sequence encodes:
- the Map7d1 gene encoding MAP7 domain-containing protein 1 isoform X10, translated as MESGPHAEPGPGAPPAVVARIPPEPRPSPEGDPSPPPPPPPMSALVPDTPPDTPPAMKNATNPKQLPVEPESPPGQVVPRPAPLQEESPSSEAKSRGPTPPATGPRDARPSRRSSQPSPTAVAASDSPPTKQDVKKSGERHKLAKERREERAKYLAAKKAVWLEKEEKAKALREKQLQERRRRLEEQRLKAEQRRAALEERQRQKLEKNKERYEAAIQRSVKKTWAEIRQQRWSWAGALHHSSPGRKTNRSLQLSAWESSIVDRLMTPTLSFLARSRSAVTLPRNGRDQGRGSGSGRRPRRGRAGADLAPGPHPDRTHTSAAVPVCPRSASASPLTPPCSAPRSVHRCTPAGERGERRKPSAGGSPAPARRRPEASPVQKKEKKDKERENEKEKNALARERSLKKRQSLPATVRPRLSAGATSELSPKSKARPSSPSWHRPASPCPSPGPGHTLPPKPPSPRGTTASPKGRVRRKEEAKESPNTAGPEDKNQSKSRASDEKEPAAPASPAPSPVPSPTPAQPQKEQPIAEIPAGTAVLTSPPTPAPPVTPSKPMAGTTDREEATRLLAEKRRQAREQREREEQERKLQAERDKRMREEQLAREAEARAEQEAEAQRREEQEAREKAQAEQEEQERLQKQKEEAEARSREEAERQRLEREKHFQREEQERQERRKRLEEIMKRTRKSEVAETKQKQDRKEAKANNSDPDPVKVVEARPSGLQKEAVQKEEPASQEPQWSLPSKELPGSLVNGLQPLPAHQENGFSPKGPSGDKSLGRTPEALLPFAEAEAFLKKAVVQPPQVTEVL; from the exons ATGGAGAGCGGCCCGCATGCGGAGCCGGGTCCCGGCGCACCCCCAG CTGTGGTAGCCAGAATCCCCCCAGAGCCAAGACCTTCCCCAGAAGGTGACCCTTCACCcccaccgccaccaccaccaaTGTCAGCCCTAGTCCCGGACACCCCCCCGGACACCCCTCCTGCCATGAAGAATGCCACTAACCCTAAACAGCTCCCAGTGGAACCAGAGAGTCCTCCAGGGCAGGTGGTGCCTAGGCCAGCCCCCCTGCAGGAAGAATCCCCTTCCTCGGAAGCAAAAAGCCGGGGACCCACCCCACCAGCCACAGGCCCACGGGATGCCAGGCCTTCTCGAAGGAGCAGCCAGCCGTCCCCAACTGCAGTGGCAGCCTCTGACAGCCCTCCCACCAAGCAAG ATGTAAAGAAGTCGGGAGAGAGACACAAGCTGGCAAAGGAACGGCGAGAAGAGCGGGCCAAGTATCTGG CGGCCAAGAAGgcagtgtggctggagaaggaggagaaggccAAGGCGCTGCGGGAGAAGCAGCTCCAGGAGCGCCGGCGGCGGCTGGAGGAGCAGCGACTTAAAGCTGAGCAACGCAGAGCTGCCCTGGAGGAGCGACAGCGGCAGAAGCTGGAGAAGAACAAG GAGCGCTATGAAGCAGCCATCCAGCGGTCAGTGAAGAAGACGTGGGCTGAAATCCGGCAGCAGCGCTGGTCCTGGGCAGGGGCCCTGCACCACAGCTCCCCAGGACGTAAGACCA ATCGCAGCCTGCAGCTCAGCGCATGGGAGAGCAGCATTGTGGATCGTCTGATGACGCCCACCCTCTCTTTCCTGGCTCGGAGTCGCAGTGCGGTCACATTGCCCCGCAACGGCCGCGACCAGGGTAGGGGCAGCGGCTCTGGGAGACGCCCCAGGAGGGGCCGGGCAGGGGCCGACCTAGCGCCTGGGCCGCACCCCGACCGCACTCATACCTCCGCAGCCGTGCCTGTGTGCCCGCGCTCGGCCTCCGCCAGCCCCCTGACACCGCCATGCAGCGCCCCCCGGAGCGTGCACCGCTGCACCCCGGCTGGGGAGCGCGGGGAGCGGCGCAAGCCCAGCGCTGGGGGCAGCCCCGCTCCGGCTCGCCGCCGGCCAGAGGCCTCTCCG gtgcagaaaaaagagaagaaggacaAGGAGAGGGAAAACGAGAAGGAAAAGAATGCCCTGGCCCGGGAGCGTAGCCTCAAAAAGCGCCAGTCGCTACCTGCTACTGTGCGGCCACGTCTCTCTGCTGGCGCCACCTCAGAGCTCAG CCCCAAGTCCAAGGCCCGGCCATCCTCTCCTTCCTGGCACAGGCCTGCCTCCCCAtgccccagcccagggccaggaCACACTCTGCCTCCAAAACCACCGTCCCCCAGAGGCACCACTGCATCACCCAAGGGTCGGGTTcggaggaaggaggaggcaaaGGAGAGCCCCAACACAGCAGGACCCGAGGACAAGAACCAGAGCAAGAGCAGGGCCAGTGATGAGAAGGAGCCAGCAGCCCCAGCCTCACCAGCACCCTCACCTGTGCCCTCAcccacccctgcccagccccagaaGGAGCAGCCCATAGCAGAGATCCCTGCAG GTACTGCTGTCCTGACCTCACCCCCAACGCCCGCTCCCCCAGTGACCCCTAGCAAACCCATGGCTGGCACCACAGACCGTGAAGAGGCCACTCGGCTCCTGGCTGAGAAAAGGCGCCAGGCCCGGGAGCAGCGTGAGCGGGAGGAACAAGAACGGAAGCTGCAGGCAGAAAGGGACAA GCGAATGAGAGAGGAGCAGCTGgcgcgggaggctgaggcccgggcagagcaggaggctgaggcccagagGCGGGAGGAGCAGGAGGCCCGAGAGAAGGCACAGGCGGAGCAGGAGGAGCAAGAGCGGCTGCAAAAGCAG AAAGAGGAGGCTGAAGCCCGGTCACGGGAAGAAGCGGAAAGGCAGCGCCTGGAGAGGGAAAAGCACTTCCAGCGAGAGGAACAGGAGCGGCAGGAGCGCAGAAAG CGTCTGGAGGAGATAATGAAGAGGACTCGGAAGTCAGAAGTTGCTGAAACCAAG CAGAAACAGGACAGAAAGGAGGCAAAAGCCAACAATTCCGACCCAG ATCCTGTGAAGGTTGTGGAAGCTCGACCCTCAGGGCTGCAGAAGGAAGCTGTGCAGAAAGAGGAGCCAGCTTCCCAGGAGCCTCAGTGGAG CCTGCCAAGCAAGGAGCTGCCTGGGTCCCTGGTGAATGGCTTGCAGCCTCTCCCAGCGCATCAAGAGAATGGCTTCTCCCCCAAGGGACCCTCTGGGGACAAGAGTCTGGGCCGAACACCAGAAGCACTCCTGCCCTTTGCAGAGGCAGAAGCCTTCCTCAAGAAAGCTGTGGTACAGCCTCCACAGGTCACAG AAGTCCTTTAA